The following coding sequences are from one Frigoribacterium sp. Leaf415 window:
- a CDS encoding arsenate reductase/protein-tyrosine-phosphatase family protein: protein MSFVIPQPTSSTFSLLTVCTGNICRSPLAELYLRRGLSPLDDVTVSSAGTMAVDDDVMPEQARALARSFDLDPDEHRARFLFERDVRGADLVIALAREHRRAVVSMHPRASRYTFTLREAARLARDVTDVQLADALPTGASSVADRLRATVALLASRRGAVEAANDPLDDDVVDPYRRSDETFAESGRQLVPAADVLVDLLTRAAALDGGDR, encoded by the coding sequence ATGTCGTTCGTGATCCCCCAGCCCACGTCGTCCACCTTCTCGCTGCTCACCGTCTGCACCGGCAACATCTGCCGGTCGCCCCTGGCCGAGCTCTACCTGCGCCGCGGTCTCTCGCCCCTCGACGACGTCACCGTGTCGAGCGCGGGCACCATGGCCGTCGACGACGACGTGATGCCCGAACAGGCCCGGGCCCTGGCCCGGTCCTTCGACCTCGATCCCGACGAGCACCGGGCGCGCTTCCTCTTCGAACGCGACGTCCGCGGCGCCGACCTCGTCATCGCCCTGGCCCGTGAACACCGCCGTGCCGTGGTCTCGATGCACCCCCGGGCCAGCCGCTACACGTTCACCCTGCGCGAGGCCGCCCGTCTGGCCCGCGACGTGACCGACGTCCAGCTGGCCGACGCCCTGCCGACGGGCGCCTCGTCCGTGGCCGACCGGCTGCGGGCCACCGTCGCCCTCCTCGCCTCGCGGCGTGGCGCTGTCGAGGCTGCGAACGATCCGCTGGACGACGACGTGGTCGACCCGTACCGCCGGTCGGACGAGACGTTCGCCGAGTCGGGTCGCCAACTGGTGCCCGCGGCCGACGTGCTCGTCGACCTGTTGACCCGCGCCGCCGCCCTCGACGGGGGTGACCGCTGA
- a CDS encoding DegT/DnrJ/EryC1/StrS family aminotransferase, whose translation MSSPDVGELEEQAVLNAMRGGWIAPLGPDVDGFERDVAARVGVDHGVALSSGTAALHVALVAWGVGPGDVVPTSTMTFAATANAIAYTGATPYFVDCDPETGNMDPGLLGEVLDELQAEGTRVPVVVPVDLLGKAVDYTSILELADAHGSRVLSDAAESLGATHAGHAAGAFGDASVVSFNGNKIMTTSGGGMLLTDDEDLATRVRYLSTQARQPVTHYEHTEIGYNYRLSNLLAALGRAQLSRLDDMIARRRAVRDRYRAFFADVDGVELFGAIDDAGDNCWLTSILVDESTTGYSTTEMSRVLAEDQIESRPLWKPMHLQPVFDGARQRITGASESLFRRGLTLPSGSALSDAEMDRVLAALSIVTGTAGGRA comes from the coding sequence ATGAGCTCGCCCGATGTGGGCGAGCTGGAGGAGCAGGCCGTCCTCAACGCCATGCGTGGCGGGTGGATCGCCCCGCTCGGTCCCGACGTCGACGGCTTCGAGCGCGACGTCGCCGCGCGCGTGGGAGTCGACCACGGTGTCGCACTCAGCTCGGGCACCGCAGCGCTGCACGTCGCCCTGGTCGCCTGGGGTGTCGGGCCGGGCGACGTGGTCCCGACGTCCACGATGACCTTCGCGGCCACGGCCAACGCCATCGCCTACACGGGTGCGACGCCCTACTTCGTCGACTGCGACCCCGAGACCGGCAACATGGACCCCGGCCTCCTCGGTGAGGTCCTCGACGAACTCCAGGCCGAGGGGACTCGTGTTCCCGTCGTCGTGCCCGTCGACCTGCTGGGCAAAGCCGTGGACTACACGAGCATCCTCGAACTCGCGGACGCGCACGGATCGAGGGTCCTGTCCGACGCGGCAGAATCACTCGGCGCGACCCACGCCGGACATGCGGCCGGAGCGTTCGGTGACGCGTCGGTGGTGTCCTTCAACGGCAACAAGATCATGACGACCTCCGGCGGGGGCATGTTGCTCACCGACGACGAGGACCTCGCGACACGGGTGCGCTACCTGTCGACCCAGGCACGGCAGCCCGTCACCCACTACGAGCACACCGAGATCGGGTACAACTACCGCCTCAGCAACCTGCTCGCGGCACTGGGCCGGGCCCAGCTCTCCCGTCTGGATGACATGATCGCTCGCCGACGCGCGGTCCGCGACCGCTACCGGGCCTTCTTCGCCGACGTCGACGGCGTCGAGCTGTTCGGAGCCATCGACGACGCAGGTGACAACTGCTGGTTGACCTCGATCCTCGTCGACGAGTCCACGACCGGTTACAGCACCACCGAGATGTCGAGAGTCCTCGCCGAAGACCAGATCGAGTCACGACCGCTCTGGAAGCCCATGCACCTCCAGCCCGTCTTCGATGGCGCCCGGCAGCGAATCACAGGCGCGTCCGAGTCCTTGTTCCGGAGGGGGCTCACCCTTCCGAGTGGATCGGCGCTCTCCGACGCCGAGATGGATCGCGTCCTCGCCGCGCTCTCGATCGTCACGGGAACGGCCGGCGGGCGTGCCTGA
- a CDS encoding GNAT family N-acetyltransferase, with amino-acid sequence MPELASFEVLDRREPDQLAAWLSGWAASDDADPFAHPTHVDLFTGQGDAAHCAVLTWDGGSILLPFVLRAIDGTRRHDVTSAYGYGGPFASGEVTVHRWRDFWAAFAAWCAGQGVVSEFLRFSTFPDPHDIAYPGQLHHRSTTIVRSLDLEPEALWMDVEHKVRKSVNKARRSGVEISVDTEGERLDEFLAIYEGTMERRGAHERYLFGRPFFERIRAEMLGSFAFFHADADGVMVSTELVLTGRRTMYSYLGGTDDSAFALRPNDLLKHSVMLWGAETGRTAFVLGGGASPGDGIERYKLSFAPAGARPFSTGERVVDAGMYTALSGDVDPDNQFFPAYRRPRP; translated from the coding sequence GTGCCTGAGCTCGCATCCTTCGAAGTCCTCGACCGTCGCGAGCCCGATCAACTCGCGGCCTGGCTGAGCGGCTGGGCCGCGAGTGACGACGCCGACCCGTTCGCCCACCCCACTCACGTCGATCTCTTCACCGGCCAGGGCGACGCGGCACACTGCGCCGTGCTCACCTGGGACGGCGGCTCGATCTTGCTGCCCTTCGTCCTCCGTGCCATCGATGGCACCAGGCGTCACGACGTGACGTCCGCCTACGGTTACGGCGGCCCGTTCGCGAGCGGCGAGGTCACAGTGCACCGCTGGCGCGACTTCTGGGCCGCCTTCGCCGCATGGTGCGCCGGTCAGGGCGTCGTGTCGGAATTCCTTCGGTTCAGCACGTTCCCGGACCCGCACGACATCGCCTACCCCGGGCAGTTGCACCACAGGTCCACCACGATCGTCCGTTCGCTCGACCTCGAGCCCGAGGCCCTCTGGATGGACGTCGAACACAAGGTGCGGAAGAGCGTCAACAAGGCCCGTCGATCGGGAGTCGAGATCAGCGTCGACACCGAGGGAGAACGCCTCGACGAGTTTCTCGCCATCTACGAGGGCACGATGGAGCGTCGCGGCGCGCACGAGCGTTACCTTTTCGGACGGCCCTTCTTCGAACGCATCCGCGCCGAGATGCTCGGCTCCTTCGCGTTCTTCCACGCCGACGCCGACGGCGTCATGGTCTCGACCGAACTCGTGCTGACGGGACGACGCACGATGTACTCGTACCTCGGGGGCACCGACGACTCCGCATTCGCGCTCCGTCCGAACGATCTCTTGAAGCACAGCGTCATGCTGTGGGGCGCCGAGACCGGCAGGACCGCTTTCGTGCTCGGAGGCGGCGCTTCTCCCGGTGACGGCATCGAGCGCTACAAGCTGTCGTTCGCGCCCGCAGGTGCTCGTCCGTTCTCCACGGGAGAACGAGTCGTCGACGCCGGGATGTACACCGCGCTGTCCGGCGACGTCGACCCCGACAACCAGTTCTTCCCCGCCTACCGGAGGCCGCGGCCGTGA
- a CDS encoding GNAT family N-acetyltransferase — translation MSVEVRPAVLADVPLLADLTARSFDESLHPYLTVAQAGAARFLALVVTHPHLHPGRELLVAVSEEAVVGYADLRTSPEGDAFLSYLCVVEEARGRGVATALLDAFRAERSPRSLALDVFTSNGPANALYDRLGFGRGPLSTWVTRPLPAAASVPAPVEAFATQHATHEAYGFSQFRTGDLPVAGGMRAPSTFGRIGETVLKCLTLADFDDDDVLAALRASFPTTTEAFVIVADDSRPASPHRVVVTSERRTLDTRQDATRTRRHGSAA, via the coding sequence GTGAGCGTCGAGGTCCGGCCTGCCGTGCTCGCCGACGTTCCTCTGCTCGCCGACCTGACCGCACGGTCGTTCGATGAGTCGCTGCACCCCTACCTCACGGTCGCGCAGGCGGGGGCGGCTCGATTCCTGGCGTTGGTCGTCACGCATCCGCACCTCCACCCCGGGCGCGAGTTGCTCGTCGCCGTCTCCGAGGAGGCGGTGGTCGGCTACGCAGACCTCCGCACCTCCCCCGAGGGCGACGCGTTCCTCAGCTACCTCTGCGTCGTCGAAGAGGCCCGCGGGCGCGGCGTCGCGACGGCCTTGCTCGACGCCTTCCGGGCCGAGCGTTCTCCCCGCAGCCTGGCCCTCGACGTCTTCACCTCGAACGGGCCCGCGAATGCTCTCTACGACCGGCTGGGTTTCGGCCGCGGGCCGTTGAGCACCTGGGTCACCCGTCCTCTGCCCGCCGCAGCGAGCGTCCCGGCACCCGTCGAGGCATTCGCCACCCAGCACGCGACCCACGAGGCCTACGGCTTCTCGCAGTTCCGGACGGGCGACCTGCCCGTCGCGGGTGGGATGCGGGCTCCGTCGACCTTCGGGCGCATCGGCGAGACCGTGCTCAAGTGCCTGACTCTCGCGGATTTCGACGACGACGACGTCCTCGCCGCTCTCCGGGCGTCGTTCCCCACCACGACGGAGGCGTTCGTCATCGTCGCCGACGACAGTCGCCCGGCTTCACCCCACCGCGTCGTCGTCACGAGTGAACGACGCACCCTCGACACCCGGCAGGACGCCACACGAACCAGGAGGCACGGCAGTGCAGCGTGA
- a CDS encoding DegT/DnrJ/EryC1/StrS family aminotransferase, translating to MQRDITKKALERSTYERPAFFYSSAREGMLDLLRNVLQPGRAVALPAFIGWSPNEGSGVFDPVEESGVERRFYDLNSDLTVDLASLGQTLAAGHVGVLVVIHYFGRTDPAWQEVRRLATEHDVFLVEDLAHGWFSALGSGASGTYGEAQLYSLHKMLPLADGGMVTYRSPGLVSGQASTDHALPGRVLSYDTEAISAHRRLVFERTGAALAELARDDDRFALMWPDMGDDVPQTLPVRITGADRDHVYRYMNEHGVGMVSLYHTLIPQLPAGFDEVRSISRQIINFPVHQDVDPARVDGIVALFREALDAAATASSPSSDATAERHA from the coding sequence GTGCAGCGTGACATCACCAAGAAGGCCCTCGAACGCAGCACCTACGAGCGGCCGGCGTTCTTCTACTCGTCGGCCCGCGAGGGCATGCTCGACCTGCTGAGGAACGTCCTGCAACCGGGCCGTGCCGTGGCCCTCCCGGCCTTCATCGGCTGGTCGCCGAACGAAGGCAGCGGCGTCTTCGACCCCGTCGAGGAGTCCGGCGTCGAGCGCCGCTTCTACGACCTGAACAGCGATCTCACGGTCGACCTCGCCTCGCTCGGGCAGACCTTGGCCGCGGGCCACGTCGGCGTGCTCGTGGTCATCCACTACTTCGGCCGCACCGATCCCGCCTGGCAGGAGGTCCGCCGCCTCGCCACAGAGCACGACGTGTTCCTCGTCGAGGATTTGGCGCACGGCTGGTTCTCCGCCCTCGGCAGCGGCGCCTCAGGCACCTACGGTGAGGCGCAGCTCTACTCGCTGCACAAGATGTTGCCGCTGGCGGACGGCGGCATGGTGACTTACCGCTCGCCCGGACTCGTGAGTGGCCAGGCCTCCACCGACCACGCCCTTCCGGGCCGCGTGCTCAGCTATGACACCGAGGCCATCTCTGCCCATCGCCGCCTCGTCTTCGAGCGCACCGGTGCCGCCCTGGCCGAGCTCGCCCGGGATGACGACCGCTTCGCGCTGATGTGGCCGGACATGGGTGACGACGTCCCGCAGACCCTGCCTGTGCGCATCACCGGTGCCGATCGGGACCACGTCTACCGCTACATGAACGAGCACGGCGTCGGCATGGTCAGCCTGTACCACACGCTGATCCCCCAACTCCCGGCGGGCTTCGACGAGGTCCGGTCGATCTCGCGTCAGATCATCAATTTCCCTGTCCACCAGGACGTCGACCCCGCCCGTGTCGACGGGATCGTCGCCCTGTTCCGGGAGGCGCTGGACGCCGCCGCGACCGCCTCCTCCCCTTCGTCCGACGCCACCGCAGAGAGGCACGCATGA
- a CDS encoding polysaccharide biosynthesis tyrosine autokinase translates to MELRDYIRILRKGWIFIAALTLVGLAAGALSSILATPTYVSSTRLFVSVQAQDSSTTGDAVQGSSAAQQKVQSYVDVVTSDAVLAPVIDQLGLDTTPAGLASKIAAESPLNTVLINITVTDTDAQRAADIANAVGASLTDVVVNELETPTGGGASLVKIATIVPGSVASAPATPRTALNLGLGLLIGLALGVGAAVLRSTLDTRIHGSHDVELVTDAPIVGGISFDPGAKKHPLIVHVDPRNPRSESFRTLRTNLQFVNVESASRCFVVTSSLPGEGKTTTTANLAVALAETGATVAVVDGDLRLPRLADTLGLEGVVGLTDVLIGRADLQDVLQPWGRGTMYVLPAGRVPPNPSELLGSKAMSALIESLTTSFDYVLIDAPPLLPVTDAAILSKLTGGAIIVSAAGRTTRNELQSALRNLEQIGSKVHGIVLTMLPTKGPDAYGYGNYGAYYGMEQDTPEAGVGDLPAAPKTSSRSAK, encoded by the coding sequence GTGGAACTCCGTGACTACATCCGCATTCTCCGCAAGGGCTGGATCTTCATCGCCGCCCTCACGCTCGTCGGCCTCGCCGCCGGAGCGCTCAGCTCGATCCTGGCCACGCCGACCTACGTGTCGTCGACCCGGCTCTTCGTGTCCGTCCAAGCGCAGGATTCGTCCACAACGGGTGATGCGGTGCAGGGCAGCAGCGCAGCACAGCAGAAGGTGCAGTCCTACGTCGACGTCGTGACCAGTGACGCCGTGCTCGCCCCGGTCATCGACCAGCTCGGTCTCGACACCACGCCCGCCGGCCTCGCCTCGAAGATCGCGGCCGAGTCGCCCCTGAACACCGTGCTGATCAACATCACGGTGACCGACACCGACGCCCAGCGCGCCGCCGACATCGCCAACGCGGTGGGCGCCTCCTTGACCGACGTGGTCGTCAACGAGCTCGAGACGCCGACCGGTGGAGGCGCGAGCCTGGTCAAGATCGCCACGATCGTCCCCGGGTCGGTCGCCTCGGCACCCGCGACCCCCCGCACCGCCCTGAACCTGGGCCTAGGCCTGCTGATCGGGTTGGCCCTCGGCGTGGGTGCGGCGGTGCTGCGCAGCACCCTCGACACCCGCATCCACGGCTCGCACGACGTCGAACTCGTGACCGACGCGCCCATCGTCGGCGGCATCAGCTTCGACCCCGGGGCGAAGAAGCACCCGCTGATCGTGCACGTCGACCCGCGCAACCCGCGGTCCGAGTCGTTCCGCACCCTGCGGACCAACCTGCAGTTCGTGAACGTGGAGTCGGCGAGCCGCTGCTTCGTCGTCACCTCGTCGCTACCGGGCGAGGGCAAGACGACCACGACGGCCAACCTCGCGGTGGCCCTCGCCGAGACCGGAGCCACGGTGGCCGTGGTCGACGGCGACCTGCGCCTGCCCCGCCTGGCCGACACGCTGGGCCTCGAGGGCGTCGTCGGGCTGACCGACGTGCTGATCGGTCGCGCCGACCTGCAGGACGTCCTGCAGCCCTGGGGCCGCGGCACGATGTACGTGCTGCCGGCCGGTCGCGTTCCCCCGAACCCGAGCGAACTGCTCGGGTCGAAGGCCATGTCGGCGCTGATCGAGTCGCTGACGACGTCGTTCGACTACGTGCTCATCGACGCGCCTCCCCTGCTGCCGGTGACCGACGCGGCCATCCTCAGCAAGCTGACCGGCGGGGCCATCATCGTCTCGGCGGCGGGTCGCACGACGCGCAACGAGTTGCAATCCGCCCTGCGCAACCTCGAGCAGATCGGCAGCAAGGTGCACGGCATCGTGCTCACCATGCTGCCGACGAAGGGGCCCGACGCCTACGGCTACGGCAACTACGGCGCGTACTACGGCATGGAGCAGGACACCCCCGAGGCAGGCGTCGGCGACCTGCCGGCCGCCCCGAAGACGAGTTCCCGCTCGGCGAAGTAG
- a CDS encoding polysaccharide biosynthesis protein, producing the protein MIDRFMASPGRRTGLQVVLDALVWVVAIVFAVSLRYDFSYEAVAWSTVLGVAAVTVVLGAALGYATGLYRRRFVPGSFAEVRTIMRVVVVTGIAVGVPVLVVGTEIMLARSTMLIALPVAFVFMGALRYVARLYVEGRRRPGEGAQPTLIFGAGRLANHLIRRMLTDPDSPYLPVGLIEDDPTRAGLRIEGVRVLGTRHDLVAAAERSGAKAIIVGIAKADAPLLQDVTDRAAEAGLRVMVLPLLDEILEGKSRLGDVRDIAIEDIIGRHPVDTQVESIAGYLAGKRVLVTGAGGSIGSELCRQIAKFGPAELIMLDRDETGLQQSQLSISGNGLLDTKEVVLADIRDPEALRAIFADRRPEVVFHAAALKHLPMLEQYPDEAWKTNVLGTQNVLDASKAVGVTTFVNISTDKAANPTSVLGHSKRLAERLTAWAADETGARYLSVRFGNVLGSRGSMLPVFTSLIEAGGPLTITHPDVTRFFMTIPEACHLVVQAGGIGAPSEVLILDMGEPVRILDIAERMIAMSGRDIGIVYTGLRDGEKMHEELVGLGESDNRPVHPKISHTTVPALHPSQLDGVHADTGPWTAELTLDPKLEVPE; encoded by the coding sequence GTGATCGACCGGTTCATGGCCTCACCGGGCCGGCGCACCGGTCTGCAGGTCGTGCTCGACGCCCTGGTCTGGGTCGTCGCGATCGTCTTCGCGGTGTCGCTGCGCTACGACTTCTCGTACGAGGCGGTCGCGTGGAGCACGGTCCTCGGCGTGGCCGCCGTGACCGTCGTGCTCGGTGCAGCGCTCGGCTACGCGACCGGTCTCTACCGACGCCGGTTCGTGCCGGGCAGCTTCGCCGAGGTGCGCACCATCATGCGGGTCGTGGTCGTGACCGGGATCGCCGTGGGCGTCCCGGTGCTGGTGGTCGGCACGGAGATCATGCTGGCGCGCAGCACGATGTTGATCGCCCTGCCGGTCGCGTTCGTCTTCATGGGGGCCTTGCGCTACGTCGCGAGGCTCTACGTGGAGGGCCGGCGCCGTCCGGGCGAGGGAGCCCAGCCGACGCTGATCTTCGGCGCGGGTCGTCTCGCGAACCACCTCATCCGCCGCATGCTGACGGACCCCGACTCGCCGTACCTCCCCGTGGGCCTGATCGAAGACGACCCTACGCGGGCGGGTTTGCGCATCGAGGGGGTCCGCGTCCTGGGCACGCGTCACGACCTCGTTGCCGCGGCGGAGCGCAGTGGGGCCAAGGCGATCATCGTCGGCATCGCCAAGGCCGATGCACCCCTGCTGCAGGACGTCACCGACCGAGCCGCCGAGGCCGGCCTCCGGGTGATGGTGCTGCCGCTGCTCGACGAGATCCTCGAGGGCAAGTCGCGACTCGGGGACGTTCGCGACATCGCGATCGAGGACATCATCGGTCGGCACCCCGTCGACACGCAGGTCGAATCGATCGCGGGCTACCTGGCGGGCAAGCGCGTGCTCGTGACCGGCGCCGGCGGCTCGATCGGCAGCGAGCTGTGCCGTCAGATCGCCAAGTTCGGCCCGGCCGAGCTGATCATGCTCGACCGCGACGAGACCGGTCTGCAGCAATCGCAGCTGTCGATCTCGGGCAACGGCCTGCTCGACACGAAAGAGGTCGTGCTGGCCGACATCAGGGACCCGGAGGCGCTACGAGCGATCTTCGCGGACCGTCGACCCGAGGTGGTCTTCCATGCGGCGGCGCTGAAGCACCTGCCGATGCTCGAGCAGTACCCGGACGAGGCCTGGAAGACCAACGTGCTGGGCACGCAGAACGTGCTGGACGCGAGCAAGGCGGTCGGGGTGACGACGTTCGTCAACATCTCGACCGACAAGGCCGCGAACCCGACGAGCGTGCTGGGGCACTCCAAGCGACTGGCCGAGCGGTTGACCGCGTGGGCCGCGGACGAGACCGGTGCCCGCTACCTGTCGGTGCGGTTCGGCAACGTGCTCGGCAGCCGTGGGTCGATGCTGCCCGTGTTCACCTCGCTCATCGAGGCCGGTGGCCCGCTGACCATCACGCACCCCGACGTGACGCGGTTCTTCATGACCATCCCCGAGGCGTGCCACCTCGTGGTGCAGGCCGGCGGCATCGGGGCGCCCAGCGAGGTGCTCATCCTCGACATGGGTGAGCCCGTGCGCATCCTCGACATCGCCGAGCGGATGATCGCCATGTCGGGCAGGGACATCGGCATCGTCTACACGGGCCTACGTGACGGCGAGAAGATGCACGAAGAACTCGTCGGCCTCGGCGAGAGCGACAACCGTCCTGTCCACCCCAAGATCTCGCACACCACCGTGCCCGCCCTGCACCCGTCGCAACTGGACGGCGTTCACGCCGATACAGGTCCGTGGACGGCGGAGCTCACCCTCGACCCGAAACTGGAAGTCCCAGAGTGA
- a CDS encoding sugar transferase — MKILIISQWYDPEPTFKGQLFAEELVRRGHDVQVLTGFPNYPTGTLYPGWTMRIFHREVVRGVRVLRVPLFPSHDSSARNRVLNYASFALSAAVGALFLPRPDVAYVYHPPATAALPALVLALVKDVPFVYDVQDLWPDSLEATGMVSDHRVLGAVAWGMRRLYAAATRVVVLSPGMRTLLGGRGTPEGKTDVIYNWAYESDLGTNRDSTGVAVTTRPAELPDAFTVTFAGNLGTAQGLDVVLDAAEILRDDPGVAFVIVGTGLEEARLKQSAVDRGLEGVTFLPRRPVTEIGPILDASDALLVHLVDEPLFRVTIPSKTQAYLLTGRPVLMGVAGDASELVERAGAGLTFPSGDASALADRVRLLRTMSPEARAEFGARGRLFYDEMLSLRSGAAAFERTFERARPLRPWRLAVKRGADAAGSAAALVALALPIAGLAVAASRALGTPVLFRQERPGRHGEPFEMVKFRTMNDARGPDGDLLPDGERLTRFGSFLRSTSLDELPSLVNVLRGDMSFVGPRPLLMRYTRWFTAGERRRLDVRPGVTGLAQVSGRNTTPWDDRLALDVDYVRGLSLRRDLCLLVATLARVTRRSGVVVDAESIMQNLDDERRDREARS, encoded by the coding sequence GTGAAGATCCTCATCATCTCCCAGTGGTACGACCCCGAGCCGACCTTCAAGGGCCAGCTCTTCGCCGAGGAACTCGTTCGGCGTGGCCACGACGTCCAGGTGCTGACCGGATTCCCGAACTACCCGACCGGCACGCTCTACCCCGGCTGGACGATGCGGATCTTCCACCGCGAGGTCGTGCGTGGTGTGCGCGTGCTGCGGGTACCGCTCTTCCCGAGTCACGACTCGTCGGCCCGCAATCGCGTGCTCAACTACGCGTCCTTCGCGCTCAGCGCCGCCGTGGGTGCGTTGTTCCTGCCCCGACCCGACGTGGCCTACGTCTACCACCCACCGGCGACCGCGGCACTGCCGGCTCTCGTGCTCGCCCTCGTGAAGGACGTCCCCTTCGTCTACGACGTGCAGGACCTCTGGCCCGACTCCCTCGAGGCGACCGGCATGGTGTCCGACCATCGCGTGCTCGGAGCAGTCGCCTGGGGAATGCGCCGCCTGTACGCCGCGGCGACACGCGTCGTCGTCCTCTCCCCCGGCATGCGCACCCTGCTCGGCGGGCGTGGCACCCCCGAGGGCAAGACCGACGTGATCTACAACTGGGCGTACGAGAGCGACCTCGGGACAAACCGGGACTCGACCGGCGTGGCCGTCACGACCAGACCGGCCGAACTGCCCGATGCCTTCACGGTCACGTTCGCCGGGAACCTCGGCACCGCGCAGGGGCTGGACGTCGTGCTCGACGCCGCGGAGATCCTCCGCGACGACCCCGGCGTCGCCTTCGTCATCGTCGGCACGGGCCTGGAGGAAGCGCGGCTGAAGCAGTCCGCCGTCGATCGCGGCCTCGAGGGCGTCACCTTCCTCCCCCGTCGACCGGTCACCGAGATCGGACCGATCCTCGACGCCTCAGACGCCCTCCTCGTGCACCTCGTCGACGAGCCGCTCTTCCGGGTGACCATCCCGTCCAAGACCCAGGCCTATCTCTTGACGGGGCGTCCGGTGCTGATGGGCGTCGCCGGTGACGCCTCCGAACTCGTCGAAAGGGCGGGCGCGGGCCTGACGTTCCCGTCCGGCGACGCGAGCGCCTTGGCCGACCGTGTGCGTCTGCTCCGGACGATGTCCCCGGAGGCGAGGGCGGAGTTCGGCGCCCGCGGCCGCCTCTTCTACGACGAGATGCTGTCGCTCCGCTCGGGCGCCGCGGCATTCGAGCGCACCTTCGAGCGCGCCCGTCCCCTGCGGCCCTGGCGCCTCGCCGTGAAGCGTGGAGCCGACGCAGCCGGCAGCGCCGCGGCCCTGGTCGCACTCGCGCTTCCCATCGCCGGTCTGGCCGTCGCGGCCTCCCGGGCGCTGGGCACACCCGTCCTGTTCCGCCAAGAACGCCCCGGGCGCCACGGTGAGCCTTTCGAGATGGTCAAGTTCCGGACGATGAACGACGCACGGGGCCCGGACGGTGACCTGTTGCCCGACGGCGAGCGCCTCACCCGGTTCGGCAGCTTCCTGCGCTCGACGAGCCTCGACGAGCTGCCCAGCCTCGTCAACGTGCTGCGCGGCGACATGTCGTTCGTCGGACCGCGCCCGCTGCTGATGCGGTACACACGCTGGTTCACCGCGGGAGAGAGACGTCGCCTCGACGTCCGTCCCGGGGTCACCGGGCTGGCGCAGGTCAGCGGCCGCAACACGACCCCATGGGACGACCGCCTCGCCCTCGACGTGGACTACGTCCGCGGGCTGTCCCTGCGACGCGACCTGTGCCTCCTCGTCGCCACGCTCGCCCGGGTGACGCGGCGTTCCGGCGTGGTCGTCGACGCCGAATCGATCATGCAGAACCTGGACGACGAACGTCGCGATCGCGAGGCTCGCTCGTGA